A region from the Thermoplasmata archaeon genome encodes:
- a CDS encoding tetratricopeptide repeat protein, translated as MPRCSKCGFMNPEDAKSCSKCGQRITGGALLDDTSGLRRRPAARASTSISVGPTTYGDALSFVSEGDVVQQIKSINVRSLTEAQLEAMANQLNLLMNRMGVSLDMDKDAKLQLAKGDRAVVELISQKVKEVEEATGKLVGNPETYLRLGNVAYSYGDLQKAIENYDKALKLKPDYETALYNKGNALDDMKRHQEAVECYTKALQLNPKNEKAWYNKGVALYHLERHIEAIQAFDRATELKPDYEKAWNNKGVAYHYLGQFNEAVRCYDKVLELNPNDVDVCINKGVALKKLGRVMEAIQAYDRAISINPTRMEAWYNKANALHEIGKYSEAVMCFDRVLESAPGDKDAWFKKGVGLTKLGKPAEALSCFDRVLEIDPLNALAHFERGLVLKHFQRKREAMEALDKAVGIEPTHWEAWYELGLLAQEARDWGIAIKAFNRVTELNPNHKDVWGPRGEVLLRLGKHIDAARSFEKALSHYPDEKAWMIGKGHALYGLERYEDALKTYDRVLSIDPSNAEVLNARGNIFYKLERYKEAVEAYEKALKVKPNLEEAWRNKAAALRKMKNPGEAVKCYDMVIKLNPNDAEVWLNRGTALAELGRHQDALKSYNRSLELEPRGERCWFEKAVTLEQLGLFQDALDAWDQVTKLNPKNTEAWKRKEEALVKAGRLEAALEVYDNAIRQNPNDYNAWYKKGDVLIKLKRPEEAIQCFDRATLINPNFVEAWKAMARTHYALGRMAEAVKALDRLLELRPDDVESWQMKGDALYALERYEEALMVYDRLMEMSPSERVWHGKGYTLFNLGRYEEAISCFDWLLDRNPKDHDAWTNKGRALHFLGKEELALRALDMAIKLKPDLEIAYRYKAETLRAGKKWVEAAKVYDQILKFNENDAEVLFHKGEALLNLEKNTEALAALKRSLELQPNNEMGWFYRGVIVERMRLVNEAVEAYNKVLALNPKNQEAWSRLEDVLVRAGRFEEALACYDNAIANNPNDYDAWYKKGTVLRRLGRDEEAIQCLDKATMINLNFEAAWFDLGELYLSRKLIDEALRCFERTVDINPDNLRAWQHRGGILYSLGRYMEALPCFDRVLEKDQKNVEAWNNKGNVLFKIDRLEEAIKCYDRALELRPKLEEALQNKATALRSLGRDEDAIRVLDTLIRIRPEDDSLFRTKAELLRRNGRLQDAIICYNKILRLKPKDEEIWFKKGTALHELMKVEEALKCYRRSLKLNPKNEEGWWRVGAIFEELNDTESAIQNYDKALEVNPNYDNAWKSKLDLLERLGRIEEAIECLDKAIQANPSDHSAWNSKGRALRKLNRNSEALECFDSALKIKPDFAEAWWNKGLTLQALGRDGDALDALDRAIELLPSEKELWVAKGNSLTSLKRVEEAIEAYDRALELDAKCVEAWVGRGRAHVEAGQPEEALKAYDRAILIDPNYPKIYFYRGLALNALKRHHDALQAYEKAVELDQKFMEAWLNKGKTHSALGQPREAIRCFDKAIDLDPAREEPWNLKGWELSKLSKIKRALECFDRAIELNPKNGEGWFNKGSLNLQLGRLKEAVECFDKAIDLNPGYDRPWDEKGLALLEMGEVEDALDCFEKALDINSNNAEAWYHKGAALYRLDRAEEAIECFDNALELVPDHHKAWVGKGSALVREGEHVAAIECFDKGLRHGPNYDVGWYSKGSALHDLGLIKEAVKSYHRAISINPSLEDCWVDIGVALHELGNSEAAVTCFDKALDINSKDEVAWMNKGSALIDLNRNEEALRCFERATVLAPKDERTWYNKGVALMNLGDVKHALRCFDIAVNLNEKYVKAHVNRGAALAALNRHEMALDAYEKAIKHDPKFAAAWHNKGRALEHLGRLDEAVAAYEKAQDLSPKDIEIQRDRRICAEKLDKKIKEEERAREKRELEEDARTLREAERRIRPSEIL; from the coding sequence ATGCCCAGATGCAGCAAGTGCGGTTTCATGAACCCCGAGGACGCAAAGTCCTGCTCGAAGTGCGGCCAGCGAATCACGGGTGGAGCCCTGCTCGACGACACGTCCGGTCTCCGCAGGAGACCGGCGGCCCGCGCCTCGACCTCAATCTCCGTGGGCCCGACGACATACGGCGACGCCCTGAGCTTCGTTTCCGAAGGTGACGTCGTCCAGCAGATCAAGAGCATAAACGTGCGCTCGCTGACCGAGGCCCAGCTCGAGGCGATGGCAAACCAGCTCAACCTTCTGATGAACAGGATGGGCGTGTCGCTGGACATGGACAAGGACGCCAAGCTCCAGCTCGCCAAGGGCGACAGGGCCGTCGTGGAGTTGATAAGCCAGAAGGTCAAGGAGGTCGAAGAGGCGACCGGGAAGCTCGTGGGCAACCCCGAGACATATCTGAGGCTTGGCAATGTCGCGTACAGCTACGGCGACCTGCAGAAGGCGATAGAAAACTACGATAAAGCCCTGAAGCTTAAGCCCGACTACGAGACCGCCCTATACAACAAGGGCAACGCCCTCGACGACATGAAGAGGCATCAGGAGGCGGTCGAGTGCTACACAAAGGCCCTCCAGCTCAACCCGAAGAACGAGAAGGCCTGGTACAACAAGGGCGTGGCGCTCTACCACCTCGAGAGGCATATAGAAGCGATACAGGCCTTCGACCGCGCCACTGAGCTCAAACCGGATTATGAAAAGGCCTGGAACAACAAGGGCGTCGCCTACCATTACCTGGGCCAGTTCAACGAGGCAGTCCGGTGCTATGATAAGGTTCTAGAGCTCAACCCCAACGATGTCGATGTCTGCATAAACAAGGGCGTGGCGCTGAAGAAGCTTGGAAGGGTTATGGAGGCGATTCAAGCCTATGACAGGGCGATTTCGATAAACCCCACGCGCATGGAGGCATGGTACAACAAGGCCAACGCGCTACACGAGATAGGCAAGTACAGCGAGGCCGTCATGTGCTTCGACCGGGTGCTGGAGAGTGCCCCTGGAGACAAGGACGCCTGGTTCAAGAAGGGCGTCGGCCTGACGAAGCTGGGCAAGCCCGCGGAGGCCCTCTCCTGCTTCGACCGGGTTCTGGAGATAGACCCCCTGAACGCCCTGGCCCATTTCGAGAGGGGACTGGTTCTTAAGCACTTCCAGAGAAAAAGGGAGGCGATGGAGGCGCTTGATAAGGCAGTCGGCATAGAGCCGACCCACTGGGAGGCTTGGTACGAGCTCGGCCTACTCGCGCAGGAGGCGAGGGACTGGGGAATCGCCATCAAGGCCTTCAACAGGGTGACGGAGCTAAACCCGAACCACAAGGACGTCTGGGGCCCGAGGGGGGAGGTCCTGCTCAGGCTCGGGAAGCACATTGATGCTGCCCGGTCCTTCGAGAAGGCCCTCAGCCACTACCCCGACGAGAAGGCCTGGATGATTGGAAAGGGCCACGCTCTCTATGGTCTGGAGCGCTACGAGGACGCTCTAAAGACATATGACCGTGTTCTCTCCATCGACCCGTCCAACGCGGAGGTCCTGAACGCCCGGGGTAATATTTTCTACAAACTCGAGAGGTACAAGGAGGCTGTCGAGGCGTACGAGAAGGCTCTGAAAGTGAAGCCCAACCTCGAGGAGGCCTGGAGGAACAAGGCCGCTGCCCTCCGCAAAATGAAGAACCCGGGTGAGGCCGTGAAGTGCTACGACATGGTAATCAAGCTCAACCCGAATGACGCGGAGGTCTGGCTGAATCGGGGAACCGCCCTCGCAGAGCTGGGCCGCCACCAGGACGCTCTGAAGAGCTACAACCGCTCTCTGGAGCTTGAGCCTCGCGGCGAGAGGTGTTGGTTCGAGAAGGCGGTGACGCTGGAGCAGCTCGGCCTCTTCCAGGACGCCCTTGACGCCTGGGACCAGGTGACCAAGCTCAACCCGAAGAACACCGAGGCCTGGAAGAGGAAGGAGGAGGCCCTAGTCAAGGCCGGGAGGCTCGAGGCGGCCCTCGAGGTATACGACAACGCCATCCGCCAGAACCCCAACGACTACAATGCGTGGTACAAGAAGGGTGATGTTCTCATCAAGCTCAAAAGGCCCGAGGAGGCCATCCAGTGCTTCGACCGCGCCACGCTGATCAACCCCAATTTCGTCGAGGCTTGGAAGGCCATGGCTCGGACCCACTATGCTCTAGGCAGGATGGCCGAGGCCGTAAAAGCCTTGGACCGCTTGCTCGAGCTCAGGCCTGACGACGTCGAGAGCTGGCAGATGAAGGGCGACGCCCTCTACGCCCTCGAGCGATACGAGGAGGCCCTGATGGTCTACGACCGACTGATGGAGATGAGCCCAAGCGAGAGGGTCTGGCACGGGAAGGGCTATACGCTATTCAATTTGGGGAGGTATGAAGAGGCGATATCGTGCTTCGACTGGCTTCTCGACCGGAACCCAAAGGACCATGACGCCTGGACGAACAAGGGCAGGGCGCTCCACTTCCTCGGAAAAGAGGAGCTGGCGCTGAGGGCCCTGGACATGGCCATCAAGCTCAAGCCCGACCTCGAGATAGCCTACAGGTACAAGGCCGAGACCCTGCGCGCCGGAAAGAAATGGGTCGAGGCCGCGAAGGTATACGACCAGATTCTGAAGTTCAACGAGAACGACGCCGAGGTTCTTTTCCACAAAGGCGAGGCCCTCCTGAACCTTGAGAAGAATACCGAGGCTCTGGCGGCGCTGAAGCGCTCCCTGGAGCTCCAGCCGAACAACGAGATGGGCTGGTTCTACCGTGGCGTCATCGTGGAGAGGATGAGGCTGGTCAACGAGGCCGTCGAGGCCTACAACAAGGTTCTGGCCCTGAACCCCAAGAACCAGGAGGCCTGGAGCAGGCTCGAGGACGTTTTGGTCAGGGCGGGGCGGTTTGAGGAGGCGCTCGCGTGCTACGATAACGCCATAGCCAACAACCCCAACGACTACGATGCGTGGTACAAAAAGGGTACCGTTCTAAGGAGGCTGGGCAGGGACGAGGAGGCGATTCAGTGCTTGGACAAGGCCACGATGATAAATCTCAATTTTGAGGCCGCCTGGTTCGACCTCGGGGAGCTCTACCTCTCTAGGAAACTCATCGACGAGGCCCTGCGCTGCTTCGAGAGGACGGTGGACATCAACCCAGACAACCTGAGGGCCTGGCAACACAGAGGCGGAATTCTCTATTCCCTTGGCAGATATATGGAGGCTCTGCCGTGCTTCGACCGCGTTCTCGAGAAGGACCAGAAGAACGTCGAGGCCTGGAACAACAAGGGCAACGTCCTTTTCAAGATCGACCGGCTGGAGGAGGCGATAAAGTGCTACGACAGAGCGCTCGAGCTCAGGCCTAAGCTCGAGGAAGCCCTTCAGAACAAGGCGACCGCGCTCAGAAGTCTGGGCAGGGACGAAGATGCGATTAGGGTTCTTGACACCCTCATCCGAATTCGCCCGGAGGACGATTCGCTCTTCAGAACCAAGGCCGAGCTCCTCAGGCGGAATGGAAGGCTCCAGGATGCAATTATATGCTACAACAAAATCCTCCGCCTGAAGCCCAAGGACGAGGAAATATGGTTTAAGAAAGGGACCGCGCTCCACGAACTAATGAAGGTCGAGGAAGCCCTCAAGTGCTACAGGCGCTCTTTGAAGCTCAACCCGAAGAACGAGGAGGGCTGGTGGAGGGTCGGGGCGATATTCGAGGAGCTTAACGACACCGAGAGCGCCATCCAGAACTACGACAAAGCGCTTGAGGTCAACCCCAACTACGACAATGCATGGAAGAGCAAGCTCGACCTTCTCGAGAGGCTGGGGAGAATAGAAGAGGCAATCGAGTGCCTGGACAAGGCGATACAGGCCAACCCCAGCGACCACAGTGCCTGGAACAGCAAGGGGAGGGCGCTGCGCAAGCTCAACAGGAATTCAGAGGCGCTGGAGTGCTTTGACTCGGCCTTGAAAATAAAGCCCGACTTCGCCGAGGCCTGGTGGAATAAGGGACTTACGCTTCAGGCGCTAGGGCGCGACGGTGATGCTCTGGACGCGCTCGATCGAGCCATTGAGCTACTGCCCTCGGAGAAAGAGCTCTGGGTCGCAAAGGGCAACTCGCTAACGTCCCTCAAGAGGGTCGAGGAGGCGATTGAGGCCTACGACAGGGCACTAGAGCTTGACGCAAAATGTGTGGAGGCTTGGGTTGGGAGGGGCAGGGCGCACGTTGAAGCCGGCCAACCAGAAGAGGCCCTGAAGGCCTATGATAGGGCCATCCTGATAGATCCCAATTACCCCAAGATATATTTCTACCGGGGGCTTGCGCTCAATGCGCTGAAGCGCCACCATGACGCCCTTCAGGCCTATGAAAAAGCGGTGGAGCTCGACCAGAAATTCATGGAAGCATGGCTCAACAAGGGCAAAACACACTCTGCGCTGGGCCAGCCGAGAGAAGCCATCCGCTGCTTCGACAAGGCCATAGACCTCGACCCTGCAAGAGAGGAGCCATGGAACCTCAAGGGGTGGGAGCTGAGCAAGCTGAGCAAAATCAAAAGGGCTTTGGAGTGTTTTGACAGGGCCATCGAGCTCAACCCAAAAAACGGGGAGGGCTGGTTCAATAAAGGCTCCCTCAACCTGCAGCTCGGGAGGCTGAAAGAGGCGGTCGAGTGCTTTGATAAGGCGATAGACCTCAACCCGGGCTACGACAGACCCTGGGACGAGAAGGGCCTCGCCCTCCTCGAAATGGGCGAGGTCGAGGACGCTCTGGACTGTTTTGAGAAGGCGCTTGATATCAACTCGAACAACGCGGAGGCTTGGTACCACAAGGGCGCCGCCTTGTATAGGCTGGACAGGGCAGAGGAGGCCATCGAGTGCTTTGACAATGCGCTCGAGCTCGTGCCGGACCATCATAAGGCTTGGGTGGGGAAGGGGAGCGCGCTGGTCAGAGAGGGGGAGCATGTGGCCGCGATAGAGTGCTTCGACAAGGGTTTGCGCCACGGTCCGAACTACGATGTGGGATGGTACAGCAAGGGCAGCGCCCTGCACGACCTCGGCCTGATAAAGGAGGCTGTGAAGTCCTACCATAGGGCGATATCCATTAACCCGAGTCTAGAGGACTGCTGGGTCGATATCGGAGTTGCGCTTCACGAGCTCGGGAACAGCGAGGCTGCGGTCACATGTTTCGATAAGGCCCTGGACATAAATAGCAAGGACGAAGTGGCGTGGATGAACAAAGGCAGTGCGCTCATCGACTTGAACAGGAACGAGGAGGCCCTGAGGTGTTTCGAGAGGGCGACGGTGCTGGCGCCGAAGGACGAGCGAACCTGGTACAACAAGGGAGTGGCCCTGATGAACCTCGGGGACGTGAAGCACGCCCTCAGGTGCTTTGACATCGCTGTGAATTTGAACGAAAAGTATGTGAAGGCACACGTGAACAGGGGGGCCGCCCTAGCCGCTCTCAACAGGCATGAGATGGCGCTCGACGCCTATGAGAAGGCCATAAAGCACGACCCCAAGTTCGCGGCCGCCTGGCATAACAAGGGGAGGGCGCTGGAGCATCTGGGAAGACTGGACGAGGCCGTCGCCGCTTATGAGAAGGCCCAGGACCTATCCCCCAAGGACATTGAGATTCAGAGGGACAGGCGCATTTGCGCCGAAAAGTTGGACAAAAAAATCAAGGAGGAGGAGAGGGCCCGCGAGAAGAGGGAGCTCGAGGAGGACGCTAGAACGCTCCGCGAGGCGGAGCGAAGGATAAGGCCCTCGGAGATTCTTTGA
- a CDS encoding cyclodeaminase/cyclohydrolase family protein codes for MTGIVAKPVSDFVEEVASSSPAPGGGSVSALAGALGAALGCMVARLTIGKPGYERVSGELQNDLEKLESLRKEMLEIVDRDTEAFNRVTAAFAMPRETGNQKQERSKAIQEALKGAALVPLKLAGKCSAALDGLRVLAEKGNPSAASDAGVGALLVHAGLMGAALNVEINLKNIRDQDFNERILKELKSYTSFSDERLRDILTACRSRMG; via the coding sequence ATGACAGGAATAGTGGCAAAACCGGTGAGCGACTTTGTGGAAGAGGTGGCGTCGAGCTCTCCCGCTCCCGGCGGGGGTAGCGTCTCCGCCCTTGCGGGCGCGCTCGGTGCAGCGCTCGGGTGCATGGTGGCCCGGCTAACAATCGGGAAGCCTGGCTACGAGCGGGTCAGCGGCGAGCTCCAGAATGACCTCGAGAAACTGGAATCCCTGAGGAAAGAGATGCTTGAAATAGTGGACCGGGACACAGAGGCCTTCAACAGGGTGACCGCCGCTTTCGCGATGCCGAGGGAGACGGGCAACCAGAAGCAGGAGCGCTCGAAAGCGATTCAGGAGGCGCTCAAGGGCGCCGCCCTCGTGCCCCTGAAGCTGGCGGGTAAATGCAGCGCCGCGCTGGACGGTCTCAGGGTGTTGGCTGAGAAGGGCAACCCGAGTGCGGCGAGCGACGCCGGCGTGGGCGCGCTGCTCGTTCACGCAGGTCTGATGGGGGCCGCCCTCAATGTCGAGATCAACCTAAAGAACATCAGGGACCAGGATTTCAATGAGCGGATTCTCAAGGAGTTAAAGAGCTACACGAGCTTCTCTGACGAACGCCTCAGGGATATTCTGACCGCCTGCCGCTCCCGGATGGGTTGA